From one Streptomyces sp. CA-210063 genomic stretch:
- a CDS encoding S41 family peptidase: MSGRDLFSQPRRIGRGAALTLVFASVLATGAATGSFEKPPRGTASAVERPRSTPAGKEQDVADAAAEAMAEGKSPVEAAERAVSRSGDRWGAVYSEGEYEEFEEALDGEYTGVGLWARLERDGRIEVARVQDGSPAAGAGIRAGDRLVSVDGEKVDGRPVTEVVSLLRGDAIDEGTETTGTPESAAAGTKVTLELQRSTRTWHETLRRARLSTEDVTVSHTAGGVAVIKVDAFTKGSGDLVRAAVEQATDASGFVLDLRGNSGGLVTEAVTAASAFLDGGLVATYDVNGEQQALHADPGGDTARPLVALVDGGTMSAAELLTGALQDRGRAVVVGSRTFGKGSVQMPSRLPDGSVAELTVGHYRTPSGRGVDGSGITPDLEADEDALQRAETVLSGLGQ; this comes from the coding sequence ATGTCAGGCCGCGACCTGTTCTCCCAGCCCCGCCGCATCGGCCGCGGGGCCGCCCTGACATTGGTCTTCGCGAGCGTGCTCGCCACGGGCGCCGCGACCGGCTCCTTCGAGAAACCGCCGCGCGGCACGGCCTCCGCCGTCGAGAGGCCCCGCTCCACCCCGGCCGGCAAGGAGCAGGACGTCGCCGACGCCGCCGCCGAGGCCATGGCCGAGGGCAAGTCCCCCGTGGAGGCCGCCGAGCGCGCCGTCAGCCGCAGCGGCGACCGGTGGGGCGCGGTCTACTCCGAGGGCGAGTACGAGGAGTTCGAGGAAGCCCTCGACGGCGAGTACACCGGCGTCGGCCTCTGGGCCCGGCTGGAGCGCGACGGCCGTATCGAGGTGGCCCGGGTGCAGGACGGCTCGCCCGCGGCCGGTGCCGGGATCCGCGCGGGCGACCGGCTCGTCAGCGTCGACGGCGAGAAGGTCGACGGCCGCCCGGTCACCGAGGTCGTCTCCTTACTCCGCGGCGACGCGATCGACGAGGGGACCGAGACCACCGGCACCCCCGAGAGCGCGGCCGCCGGTACGAAGGTGACGCTGGAGTTGCAGCGCTCCACCCGGACCTGGCACGAGACCCTGCGCCGGGCACGCCTGTCCACCGAGGACGTGACCGTCAGCCACACCGCCGGCGGGGTCGCCGTCATCAAGGTCGACGCGTTCACCAAGGGCTCCGGCGATCTCGTACGGGCCGCCGTGGAGCAGGCCACCGACGCCTCCGGCTTCGTCCTCGATCTTCGCGGCAACTCCGGCGGTCTGGTCACCGAGGCCGTCACCGCCGCCTCCGCCTTCCTCGACGGCGGCCTCGTCGCCACGTACGACGTCAACGGCGAGCAGCAGGCCCTGCACGCCGACCCCGGCGGCGACACCGCCAGACCCCTGGTCGCGCTGGTCGACGGCGGCACGATGAGCGCGGCCGAGCTCCTCACCGGGGCCCTCCAGGACCGCGGCCGCGCGGTGGTCGTGGGCTCCCGCACCTTCGGCAAGGGCTCGGTCCAGATGCCGAGCCGCCTCCCCGACGGCTCCGTCGCCGAACTGACCGTCGGCCACTACCGCACCCCCTCCGGCCGCGGCGTCGACGGCAGCGGCATCACCCCCGACCTGGAAGCGGACGAGGACGCCCTCCAGCGGGCCGAGACGGTGCTGAGCGGCCTCGGGCAGTAG
- a CDS encoding LacI family DNA-binding transcriptional regulator, with the protein MTVKITDVARHAGVSPSTVSYALSGKRPISAETRARVEASIRELGYRPHAGARALASSKSNVLAMVVPLRAGINVPVVMQFAVSAVTTAREHDHDVLLLTQEEGEEGLRRVADTALVDALIVMDVQLHDPRLPLLRTLDRPSVLIGFPADPSGLTCIDLDFRAAGELCVEHLAGLGHRVVGLIGSPPEVYVRQTSFAQRVVQGFTSAATRNGMSSTVHPCEPTPAAARAVAERLLREQPALTGVVVHNEAILDPLLDAFEHLGLRIPADLSLTALCPDDLAESLRVPITSIAIPSAEVGEQAVDLLMKKLAGTPVPQATLLPPRLTVRTSTARRVTG; encoded by the coding sequence GTGACGGTGAAGATCACTGATGTGGCCCGGCACGCGGGCGTCTCCCCCAGCACCGTCTCCTACGCCCTCAGCGGCAAGCGCCCGATCTCGGCGGAGACCCGGGCGCGGGTCGAGGCGTCCATCCGCGAGCTGGGCTACCGCCCCCACGCGGGCGCCCGGGCCCTGGCCAGCAGCAAGTCCAATGTGCTGGCGATGGTGGTGCCGTTACGGGCCGGCATCAACGTGCCGGTGGTCATGCAGTTCGCGGTCTCGGCGGTCACGACGGCCCGCGAACACGACCACGACGTCCTGCTGTTGACGCAGGAGGAGGGCGAGGAGGGTCTGCGCCGGGTCGCGGACACGGCCCTGGTGGACGCGCTGATCGTGATGGACGTCCAACTCCACGATCCCCGGCTGCCGTTGCTGCGCACCCTGGACCGCCCGTCGGTCCTGATCGGCTTCCCCGCCGATCCCTCCGGCCTGACCTGCATAGACCTGGACTTCAGGGCGGCGGGCGAACTGTGCGTGGAACACCTGGCGGGACTCGGCCACCGCGTGGTGGGCCTGATCGGTTCCCCGCCCGAGGTCTACGTCCGCCAGACCTCCTTCGCCCAACGCGTCGTCCAGGGCTTCACCTCCGCCGCCACCCGCAACGGCATGTCCTCCACGGTCCACCCCTGCGAGCCCACCCCCGCCGCCGCCCGCGCGGTGGCCGAACGCCTCCTCCGCGAACAACCGGCCCTCACCGGCGTGGTGGTCCACAACGAGGCAATCCTGGACCCCCTCCTGGACGCCTTCGAACACCTGGGCCTACGCATCCCCGCCGACCTCTCCCTCACCGCCCTCTGCCCCGACGACCTCGCCGAGTCCCTCCGCGTCCCCATCACCTCGATCGCCATCCCGTCGGCCGAGGTGGGCGAGCAGGCGGTCGACCTCCTGATGAAGAAGCTGGCCGGCACCCCCGTCCCCCAGGCCACATTGCTCCCGCCCCGCCTGACCGTCCGGACCAGCACGGCCCGCCGGGTGACGGGGTGA
- the yicI gene encoding alpha-xylosidase has protein sequence MKFTDGYWLLREGVTAAHPVEVLDVTATDGGALEVHAPTQPIRHRGDLLKGPVVTISAHAPMPDVIGVTFTHFEGEQPRGPQFELTAEEFTPHTSYDDEHATLTAGDLSVRVSRTGPWHVDFLAHGRTLTTSGPKSMGIMRDASGAHYLREQLGLGVGTSVYGLGERFGPLVKNGQVVDIWNADGGTATEQAYKNVPFYLTDAGYGVFVDHPGKVSFEVASEVVSRVQFSAETQQLTYYVIYGPTPKDILRKYTALTGRPALPPAWSFGLWLSTSFTTSYDEETVTSFIEGMRERRLPLSVFHFDCFWMREFQWCDFEWDPRVFPDPEGMLARLKRRDLRICVWINPYVAQRSPLFAEGKELGHLLRRPDGSVWQWDLWQPGMALVDFTSPAARAWYASKLEALLAQGVDCFKTDFGERVPVDVAWSDGTDPERMHNYYTYLYNRTVFDVLRKHRGEGEAVLFARSATVGSQRFPVHWGGDCESTYESMAESLRGGLSLGLSGFGYWSHDIGGFEGTPSPALFKRWIAFGLLSSHSRLHGSSSYRVPWLFDDESVDVLRKFTHLKLSLMPYLYEAARTAHAEGVPMMRAMVLEFPDDPGCAHLERQYMLGPDLLVAPVFSDEGDVTYYVPEGTWTRFPTGGTVTGPRWVHERHDFLSAPLLVRPGAVVPVGAAVDRPDYDHADGVTLHAYGLAHGAQVTVPVGDSVFTVVREGHVLRASCSDPRAPWGLAVGDREVRAEAGTGFLTMDLEPEETGSV, from the coding sequence ATGAAGTTCACCGACGGCTACTGGCTGCTCCGCGAGGGCGTCACGGCGGCCCACCCGGTCGAGGTCCTCGACGTCACCGCCACGGACGGCGGCGCCCTGGAGGTCCACGCCCCGACCCAGCCCATCCGCCACCGCGGCGACCTGCTGAAGGGACCGGTCGTGACGATCAGCGCCCACGCCCCGATGCCCGACGTCATCGGCGTGACCTTCACGCACTTCGAGGGCGAACAGCCACGCGGCCCCCAATTCGAGCTCACCGCAGAGGAGTTCACGCCCCACACCTCCTACGACGACGAGCACGCCACCCTCACCGCCGGAGATCTGTCGGTCCGCGTCTCCCGCACCGGCCCCTGGCACGTCGACTTCCTCGCCCACGGCCGCACCCTCACCACCAGCGGCCCCAAGTCGATGGGCATCATGCGCGACGCCTCCGGCGCCCACTACCTCCGCGAACAGCTGGGCCTCGGCGTCGGCACCTCCGTCTACGGCCTCGGCGAACGCTTCGGCCCGCTCGTCAAGAACGGCCAGGTCGTCGACATCTGGAACGCCGACGGCGGCACGGCCACCGAACAGGCCTACAAGAACGTGCCGTTCTACCTCACCGACGCGGGCTACGGCGTCTTCGTCGACCACCCCGGCAAGGTCTCCTTCGAGGTCGCCTCGGAGGTCGTGTCGAGGGTCCAGTTCAGCGCGGAGACCCAGCAGTTGACGTACTACGTCATCTACGGCCCGACGCCGAAGGACATCCTCCGCAAGTACACGGCCCTCACCGGCCGCCCCGCCCTCCCGCCCGCCTGGTCGTTCGGCCTGTGGCTGTCCACGTCCTTCACCACGTCCTACGACGAGGAGACGGTGACCTCGTTCATCGAGGGCATGCGGGAGCGGCGGCTGCCCCTCTCCGTGTTCCACTTCGACTGCTTCTGGATGCGCGAGTTCCAGTGGTGCGACTTCGAGTGGGATCCCCGCGTCTTCCCGGACCCGGAGGGCATGCTCGCCCGCCTCAAGCGGCGCGACCTGCGGATCTGCGTCTGGATCAACCCGTACGTCGCCCAGCGCTCACCTCTCTTCGCGGAGGGCAAGGAGCTGGGTCATCTCCTCCGCAGACCCGACGGCAGCGTCTGGCAGTGGGACCTCTGGCAGCCCGGCATGGCCCTCGTCGACTTCACCAGCCCGGCGGCCCGCGCGTGGTACGCGTCGAAGCTGGAGGCGCTGCTCGCGCAGGGCGTCGACTGCTTCAAGACCGACTTCGGCGAGCGGGTGCCCGTGGACGTGGCCTGGTCCGACGGCACGGATCCGGAGCGGATGCACAACTACTACACGTACCTCTACAACCGCACGGTCTTCGACGTCCTCCGCAAACACCGGGGCGAGGGCGAGGCGGTGCTCTTCGCCCGCTCGGCGACGGTGGGAAGCCAGCGCTTCCCCGTCCACTGGGGCGGTGACTGCGAGTCCACGTACGAGTCGATGGCCGAGTCCCTGCGGGGAGGGCTGTCGCTGGGTCTGTCGGGCTTCGGCTACTGGAGCCACGACATCGGCGGCTTCGAGGGCACGCCCTCCCCCGCGCTCTTCAAACGCTGGATCGCCTTCGGCCTGCTGTCCTCCCACAGCCGCCTGCACGGCTCGTCGTCGTACCGCGTCCCGTGGCTCTTCGACGACGAATCCGTCGACGTCCTACGGAAGTTCACCCATCTCAAGCTCAGCCTGATGCCCTACCTGTACGAGGCCGCGCGCACCGCCCACGCCGAAGGTGTGCCGATGATGCGGGCGATGGTGCTGGAGTTCCCGGACGACCCCGGCTGCGCGCATCTGGAACGGCAGTACATGCTCGGCCCGGACCTCCTCGTCGCGCCGGTGTTCAGCGACGAGGGCGACGTCACGTACTACGTCCCCGAGGGCACCTGGACCCGCTTCCCGACCGGCGGGACGGTCACCGGCCCCCGCTGGGTCCACGAACGCCACGACTTCCTGAGCGCCCCCCTCCTCGTCCGCCCCGGCGCGGTCGTCCCGGTCGGCGCGGCGGTCGACCGCCCGGACTACGACCACGCCGACGGGGTCACCCTGCACGCGTACGGCCTCGCCCACGGCGCCCAGGTCACGGTCCCCGTGGGCGACTCGGTCTTCACGGTCGTCCGGGAGGGCCACGTACTGCGCGCCTCGTGCAGTGACCCGAGGGCGCCGTGGGGGCTCGCGGTGGGCGACCGTGAGGTCCGGGCGGAGGCGGGCACGGGCTTTCTGACCATGGACCTGGAGCCTGAGGAAACGGGGTCGGTGTGA
- the smpB gene encoding SsrA-binding protein SmpB, with protein MYVPKESQPKQGGASVQGRDGEKGGKRKIVAQNKKARHDYAIIDTYEAGLVLMGTEVKSLREGRTSLADGFVQIDGGEAWLHNAHIPEYHQGSWTNHSARRKRKLLLHREEIDKLEAKAQETGHTIVPLALYFKDGRAKAEIALARGKKEYDKRQTLREKQDRRESDRAIAAAKRKQRAQG; from the coding sequence ATGTACGTACCGAAAGAGTCCCAGCCCAAGCAGGGTGGGGCGTCCGTCCAGGGCCGGGACGGCGAGAAGGGCGGCAAGCGCAAGATCGTCGCCCAGAACAAGAAGGCCCGGCACGACTACGCGATCATCGACACCTATGAGGCGGGCCTCGTGCTCATGGGTACGGAGGTCAAGTCGCTGCGCGAGGGACGGACCTCGCTGGCCGACGGCTTCGTCCAGATCGACGGGGGTGAGGCGTGGCTGCACAACGCCCACATCCCCGAGTACCACCAGGGCAGCTGGACCAACCACTCCGCGCGCCGCAAGCGGAAGCTGCTGCTGCACCGCGAGGAGATCGACAAGCTGGAGGCCAAGGCCCAGGAGACGGGGCACACGATCGTGCCCCTCGCGCTGTACTTCAAGGACGGCCGGGCCAAGGCCGAGATCGCGCTCGCGCGCGGCAAGAAGGAGTACGACAAGCGGCAGACCCTGCGGGAGAAGCAGGACCGGCGGGAGTCGGACCGTGCGATCGCGGCGGCGAAGCGGAAGCAGCGCGCCCAGGGGTAG
- the prfB gene encoding peptide chain release factor 2 codes for MAVVDVSEELKSLSSTMESIEAVLDLDKLRADIALLEEQAAAPSLWDNPDEAQKITSKLSHLQAEVRKAEALRGRIDDLGVLFEMAEEEDDPDTRAEAESELTSVRKALDEMEVRTLLSGEYDSREALVNIRAEAGGVDAADFAEKLQRMYLRWAEQKGFKTEVYETSYAEEAGIKSTTFAVQVPYAYGTLSVEQGTHRLVRISPFDNQGRRQTSFAGVEILPVVETTDHIEIDESELRVDVYRSSGPGGQGVNTTDSAVRLTHLPTGIVVSCQNERSQIQNKASAMNVLQAKLLDRRRQEEQAKMDALKGDGGNSWGNQMRSYVLHPYQMVKDLRTDHEVGNPEAVFNGEIDGFLEAGIRWRKQQEK; via the coding sequence GTGGCAGTCGTCGATGTATCCGAAGAGCTGAAGTCCCTCTCCTCGACCATGGAGTCGATCGAGGCCGTTTTGGACCTCGACAAACTGAGGGCAGACATCGCCCTGCTCGAGGAGCAGGCGGCCGCGCCGTCCCTGTGGGACAACCCGGACGAGGCGCAGAAGATCACCAGCAAGCTCTCCCACCTCCAGGCCGAGGTCAGGAAGGCGGAGGCCCTGCGCGGTCGCATCGACGACCTCGGTGTCCTCTTCGAGATGGCCGAGGAGGAGGACGACCCGGACACCCGCGCCGAGGCCGAGTCGGAGCTGACCTCCGTCAGGAAGGCCCTGGACGAGATGGAGGTCCGCACCCTCCTCTCCGGCGAGTACGACTCCCGTGAGGCCCTCGTCAACATCCGCGCCGAGGCCGGTGGCGTCGACGCCGCCGACTTCGCCGAGAAGCTGCAGCGGATGTACCTGCGCTGGGCGGAGCAGAAGGGCTTCAAGACCGAGGTCTACGAGACGTCGTACGCGGAAGAGGCCGGCATCAAGTCGACCACCTTCGCCGTCCAGGTCCCGTACGCCTACGGCACGCTCTCCGTGGAGCAGGGCACGCACCGGCTCGTCCGGATCTCGCCCTTCGACAACCAGGGGCGGCGCCAGACCTCCTTCGCCGGAGTCGAGATCCTGCCCGTGGTCGAGACGACGGACCACATCGAGATCGACGAGTCCGAGCTGCGCGTGGACGTCTACCGGTCGTCCGGCCCGGGCGGCCAGGGCGTCAACACCACCGACTCCGCGGTGCGGCTGACCCACCTCCCCACCGGCATCGTCGTCTCCTGTCAGAACGAGCGGTCGCAGATCCAGAACAAGGCGTCCGCGATGAACGTGCTGCAGGCGAAGCTCCTCGATCGGCGTCGGCAGGAGGAGCAGGCCAAGATGGACGCGCTCAAGGGCGACGGCGGCAACTCCTGGGGCAACCAGATGCGTTCGTACGTCCTGCACCCGTACCAGATGGTCAAGGACCTCCGCACCGACCACGAAGTCGGCAACCCCGAGGCCGTGTTCAATGGCGAGATCGATGGCTTCCTGGAGGCCGGAATTCGCTGGCGCAAGCAGCAGGAGAAGTAG
- the ftsE gene encoding cell division ATP-binding protein FtsE, translating to MIRFDNVSKVYPKQTRPALRDVSLEVEKGEFVFLVGSSGSGKSTFLRLILREERCSQGQVHVLGKDLARLSNWKVPQMRRQLGTVFQDFRLLPNKTVGENVAFAQEVIGKSRGEIRKSVPQVLELVGLGGKEERMPGELSGGEQQRVAIARAFVNRPKLLIADEPTGNLDPQTSVGIMKLLDRINRTGTTVVMATHDQNIVDQMRKRVIELEKGRLVRDQARGVYGYQH from the coding sequence GTGATCCGATTCGACAACGTGTCCAAGGTCTACCCCAAGCAGACCCGCCCCGCACTCAGGGATGTGTCCCTGGAGGTCGAGAAGGGCGAATTCGTGTTCCTCGTGGGGTCCTCCGGCTCCGGAAAGTCCACCTTTCTGCGGCTGATCCTCCGGGAGGAGCGGTGCAGCCAGGGGCAGGTGCACGTCCTGGGCAAGGATCTCGCGCGCCTGTCCAACTGGAAGGTGCCGCAGATGCGCCGCCAGCTCGGGACGGTGTTCCAGGACTTCCGGTTGCTGCCGAACAAGACGGTCGGCGAGAACGTCGCCTTCGCCCAGGAGGTCATCGGCAAGTCGCGCGGCGAGATCCGCAAGTCCGTGCCGCAGGTGCTGGAGCTGGTCGGCCTCGGCGGCAAGGAGGAGCGCATGCCGGGCGAACTGTCGGGTGGTGAGCAGCAGCGCGTGGCCATCGCGCGGGCCTTCGTGAACCGGCCCAAGCTGCTGATCGCGGACGAGCCCACCGGCAACCTCGACCCGCAGACCTCCGTCGGCATCATGAAGCTGCTCGACCGCATCAACCGGACGGGCACCACCGTCGTCATGGCGACCCACGACCAGAACATCGTGGACCAGATGCGCAAGCGCGTCATCGAGCTGGAGAAGGGCCGCCTCGTCCGCGACCAGGCGCGCGGCGTCTACGGCTACCAGCACTGA
- the ftsX gene encoding permease-like cell division protein FtsX yields the protein MRAQFVLSEIGVGLRRNLTMTFAVIVSVALSLALFGGSLLMSDQVSQMKGYWYDKVNVSIFLCNKSDAESDPNCAKGAVTTEQKNQIKSDLNKMSVVDNVAYESQDQAYKHYKEQFGDSPLASSLTPDQMQESYRIKLKDPEKYQVIASAFNGRDGVQSVQDQKGILDNLFRLLGYLNWAARGVMAVMLVVALLLIVNTVRVSAFSRRRETGIMRLVGASGFYIQAPFIMEAAVAGIIGGSIACAILILGQYFVIDNGASLSTNLPLINFVGWDAVLTKLPLILAASFLMPALAAFFALRKYLKV from the coding sequence ATGCGCGCCCAGTTCGTCCTGTCGGAGATCGGTGTCGGTCTCCGCCGCAACCTCACGATGACCTTCGCGGTCATCGTCTCCGTCGCCCTCTCCCTCGCCCTGTTCGGCGGATCGCTGCTGATGAGCGACCAGGTCAGCCAGATGAAGGGCTACTGGTACGACAAGGTCAACGTGTCGATCTTCCTCTGCAACAAGAGCGACGCGGAGTCCGACCCCAACTGCGCCAAGGGCGCGGTCACGACCGAGCAGAAGAACCAGATCAAGTCCGATCTGAACAAGATGTCGGTCGTCGACAACGTCGCCTACGAGTCGCAGGACCAGGCGTACAAGCACTACAAGGAGCAGTTCGGCGACTCCCCGCTGGCCAGCAGCCTCACCCCGGACCAGATGCAGGAGTCGTACCGGATCAAGCTGAAGGACCCGGAGAAGTACCAGGTCATCGCGAGCGCCTTCAACGGGCGTGACGGTGTGCAGTCGGTGCAGGACCAGAAGGGCATCCTGGACAACCTGTTCCGGCTCCTCGGCTATCTGAACTGGGCGGCGCGCGGTGTGATGGCGGTCATGCTGGTCGTGGCGCTGCTGCTGATCGTCAACACGGTGCGGGTCTCGGCGTTCAGCCGCCGGCGTGAGACCGGGATCATGCGGCTGGTCGGCGCGTCCGGCTTCTACATCCAGGCGCCGTTCATCATGGAGGCCGCGGTCGCCGGGATCATCGGCGGCTCGATCGCCTGCGCCATCCTGATCCTGGGGCAGTACTTCGTGATCGACAACGGGGCGTCCCTGTCGACGAACCTGCCGCTGATCAATTTCGTCGGCTGGGACGCGGTCCTGACCAAGCTGCCGCTCATCCTCGCGGCGAGCTTCCTGATGCCCGCGTTGGCCGCCTTCTTCGCGCTGCGCAAGTACCTGAAGGTGTGA